The following proteins are encoded in a genomic region of Dioscorea cayenensis subsp. rotundata cultivar TDr96_F1 chromosome 8, TDr96_F1_v2_PseudoChromosome.rev07_lg8_w22 25.fasta, whole genome shotgun sequence:
- the LOC120267650 gene encoding external alternative NAD(P)H-ubiquinone oxidoreductase B2, mitochondrial-like has protein sequence MRFTDFLLDRTSQALRRGPSISKLVVLFAVSSGGLVAYADSRSNYFVESSQGPPKKKLVVLGTGWAGTSFLKNLDTSQYDVQVISPRNYFAFTPLLPSVTCGTVEARSIVEPIRNIVKKKGGQIKFLEAECFKIDPTSKKIHCRSNIGTNLDGNGEFMLAYDCLVVALGAKANTFNTPGVVENCHFLKEIEDAQKIRRSVMNCFERASLPNLTEEERRKNVHFVVVGGGPTGIEFAAELHDYVTEDLAILYPGVKDLVKISVIEAGDHILTMFDKRITKFAEEKFQRDGIDLKTNFKVVKVSDKAITMSNPSTGEFSLPYGMVVWSTGIGTRPVMLDLMKQVNQAGRRVLATDEWLRVLGCSDVYALGDCATISQRRVMEDIAEIFKVADIDNSGTLTVKEIKDVLDDICVRYPQVELYMKTKQMKDFSDLLKESRSNAKLEYIELSIEDFKKALCNVDSQVKNLPATAQVAAQQGEYLAQCFNRMKECEENPEGPRRIREPGRHRFRPFRYKHLGQFAPLGGEQAAAQLPGDWISIGHSTQWLWYSVYASKQVSWRTRMLVVSDWARRFIFGRDSSCI, from the exons ATGCGTTTCACCGACTTCTTACTCGATCGCACCTCTCAGGCCTTGCGCCGTGGCCCTTCCATTTCCAAGCTCGTTGTCCTCTTCGCCGTCAG TAGTGGAGGCCTTGTTGCATATGCTGATTCAAGGTCCAACTACTTTGTTGAATCGTCTCAAGGACCTCCCAAGAAGAAACTGGTAGTTCTTGGGACTGGCTGGGCTGGCACgagttttttgaaaaatctaGATACTTCCCAGTATGATGTCCAGGTTATATCTCCTAGAAACTATTTTGCATTTACTCCTTTGCTACCAAGCGTCACATGTGGAACAGTGGAAGCACGCAGCATAGTTGAACCTATTCGCAACATTGTTAAAAAG AAAGGTggccaaataaaatttttggaaGCTGAATGTTTCAAGATTGATCCAACAAGCAAAAAAATCCATTGTAGATCAAACATTGGGACAAACTTAGATGGAAATGGTGAGTTTATGCTAGCATATGATTGCTTGGTGGTTGCCCTTGGAGCCAAAGCTAATACATTTAACACCCCTGGTGTGGTGGAGAACTGTCATTTTCTTAAG GAAATAGAGGATGCTCAGAAAATCCGGAGGAGTGTGATGAATTGTTTTGAAAGGGCCAGTCTTCCCAATCTCACTGAAGAGGAAAGACGGAAGAATGTtcactttgttgttgttggtggtggtCCCACTGGTATTGAGTTTGCTGCTGAGCTGCATGATTATGTCACTGAGGACTTGGCCATTTTATATCCTGGTGTTAAAGATCTCGTGAAGATATCAGTAATTGAGGCTGGAGACCATATTTTGACCAT GTTTGACAAAAGGATCACTAAGTTTGCTGAAGAGAAGTTCCAAAGAGATGGtattgatttaaaaacaaattttaaggTTGTCAAGGTGTCTGATAAAGCCATCACCATGAGCAATCCATCAACTGGCGAGTTTTCTCTACCATATGGAATGGTTGTTTGGTCTACTGGTATTGGAACACGTCCAGTCATGCTTGATTTGATGAAACAAGTTAATCAG GCTGGTAGGCGTGTATTGGCAACTGATGAGTGGCTTAGAGTGCTTGGATGCAGCGATGTGTATGCTCTTGGTGATTGTGCTACAATAAGTCAGCGAAGGGTCATG gaAGATATTGCAGAGATCTTTAAGGTCGCTGACATAGACAATTCTGGAACTTTAACtgtcaaagaaatcaaagatgtTCTTGATGACATCTGCGTGAGGTATCCTCAGGTGGAACTCTACATGAAGACCAAGCAGATGAAGGACTTTTCAGATTTGCTCAAGGAATCAAGAAGCAATGCAAAGTTAGAATATATTGAACTGAGTATAGAAGATTTTAAGAAAGCTCTCTGTAATGTGGATTCACAGGTCAAAAATCTTCCTGCAACAGCACAG GTTGCTGCTCAACAAGGTGAGTATCTTGCTCAATGCTTTAACAGAATGAAGGAATGTGAAGAAAATCCTGAAGGTCCTCGTCGTATTAGGGAGCCAGGACGTCATCGGTTCCGCCCATTTAG GTATAAGCACCTTGGACAATTTGCTCCACTGGGTGGAGAGCAAGCAGCTGCACAGCTGCCAGGTGATTGGATCTCAATAGGCCACAGCACACAGTGGCTTTGGTATTCTGTGTATGCGAG CAAGCAAGTCAGTTGGCGCACTCGGATGCTGGTTGTATCCGACTGGGCAAGAAGATTCATATTCGGGAGGGACTCTAGTTGCATCTGA